Proteins from one Bacillus sp. Bos-x628 genomic window:
- a CDS encoding YiiX/YebB-like N1pC/P60 family cysteine hydrolase: MTKGNIIFVRKKNIISKLIRLFDNRGKFSHVVIAVSKDEILEANINMVSRIKKFNSKEYSYYEILDLGLSSAQQEKVVEISKEYIGKKYDYAQIFGYVLKNLFHLKGKNLFNNPNNLICSELVFDILDRLGITNDLGITGEIRGIDLTPNELYDLLKYLTKSIKKSQS, from the coding sequence ATGACTAAAGGAAATATCATCTTTGTAAGAAAAAAGAACATTATCTCTAAACTGATTAGGTTATTTGATAATCGAGGGAAGTTTAGTCATGTAGTCATTGCTGTATCAAAAGATGAAATTCTTGAAGCCAATATAAATATGGTTTCAAGAATTAAAAAATTTAATTCCAAAGAATACTCGTATTATGAGATTCTTGATTTAGGATTAAGTTCGGCGCAACAAGAAAAAGTTGTTGAGATCAGCAAAGAGTATATTGGTAAAAAATATGATTATGCCCAAATATTTGGGTATGTCTTGAAAAACTTATTTCATCTCAAAGGAAAAAACTTATTTAATAATCCCAACAATTTAATTTGCTCAGAGCTAGTGTTTGATATTCTAGATCGCCTCGGAATTACTAACGATCTTGGGATTACTGGCGAAATAAGAGGAATTGATTTAACACCAAATGAACTATATGATCTTCTCAAATATTTAACTAAAAGTATTAAAAAAAGCCAATCTTAA
- a CDS encoding DnaB-like helicase C-terminal domain-containing protein, producing the protein MTGVNSTTTDKAMKVLNPTRAVYSVIGSLCRNPHFLRDPEIIITEKDFAHEFHQIVFSSIYNIAYSNYEVTKINEIDLDNYLSSFPQHYKIWEKNDGLSYIRKSIAHANENTFKSNYDRLKKISLLRHYVLNGIDVSDLYDWQSTDLKIRNDGMKKIDSMTVNEIIDHYTIKMSKIKDAFNIGQETKSFMAGDDLDTLLDELDEDPEYGNPFTNKFYNTIFRGKRKTKLMLRSAGTGTGKTRQALADMCNASCDEIFDINQNKYVSNGPSIPTLFISTELVKREVQTIMLAFISGVDEDVIKDGKYSEVVLKRLKKAIQILKRAPIFCEYVNDFSISDIETIIERHIIENNIQECAFDYIQMTPKLSRTMATAFGSHLREDQILHQFSSSLKILAEKYDIFIASSTQLNRGSKEIENRDPSALRGGQATADKVDFGILTFRAGASDYHNLKHILQSGFTNKKPNYSHWVYKNRGGKYSNVIIWTYMNLGTMREDPLFVTDYDFNLLDVHPMNIGYAIEETEDLAEESLVF; encoded by the coding sequence ATGACAGGCGTTAACTCAACTACTACTGATAAAGCAATGAAAGTTTTAAACCCTACACGGGCTGTCTATTCTGTTATTGGTTCACTTTGCAGGAACCCCCACTTCTTAAGAGATCCGGAAATTATTATAACAGAAAAAGACTTTGCTCATGAATTTCACCAAATTGTGTTTTCTTCGATATATAATATCGCTTATTCAAATTATGAAGTCACTAAAATTAATGAAATTGATCTTGATAATTACTTATCGTCTTTTCCTCAGCACTATAAGATTTGGGAAAAAAATGATGGTTTATCTTATATAAGAAAATCAATAGCTCATGCAAATGAAAACACCTTTAAAAGTAACTATGATCGACTGAAAAAAATCTCTTTATTGCGACATTATGTATTAAATGGAATTGATGTGTCAGATCTTTATGATTGGCAGTCTACTGACTTAAAGATCCGGAATGATGGAATGAAAAAAATAGACAGTATGACTGTTAATGAAATAATTGATCATTACACAATTAAGATGTCTAAGATTAAAGATGCATTCAATATTGGTCAAGAGACAAAAAGTTTTATGGCGGGTGATGATTTGGACACTCTTCTAGATGAGTTAGATGAAGACCCTGAATACGGAAACCCATTTACAAACAAATTTTATAACACAATATTTAGAGGAAAACGTAAAACAAAGCTTATGCTTCGTTCAGCGGGTACAGGTACAGGTAAAACTCGTCAAGCATTGGCTGATATGTGTAATGCATCATGTGATGAAATTTTTGATATTAACCAAAACAAATATGTAAGCAACGGCCCATCAATCCCTACCCTATTTATATCAACAGAGCTTGTAAAAAGAGAAGTCCAAACAATTATGCTTGCTTTTATTTCTGGAGTTGATGAAGACGTAATTAAAGATGGTAAGTATTCTGAGGTAGTCTTAAAAAGACTAAAAAAAGCAATCCAGATTTTAAAGAGAGCGCCTATCTTCTGTGAGTATGTAAATGACTTTTCAATTTCAGATATTGAAACAATTATTGAACGACATATTATTGAAAACAATATTCAAGAATGTGCCTTTGACTATATTCAAATGACCCCAAAACTCTCCAGAACAATGGCGACTGCATTTGGGAGTCACCTTCGAGAAGACCAGATTCTTCATCAGTTTTCGTCATCATTAAAAATTCTTGCTGAGAAGTATGATATTTTTATTGCTTCTTCAACCCAATTAAACAGAGGTTCTAAAGAAATTGAAAATAGAGACCCGTCGGCTCTACGTGGTGGACAAGCCACAGCAGATAAAGTTGATTTTGGTATCCTTACATTTAGGGCGGGGGCTTCAGATTACCATAATCTAAAGCACATTTTGCAATCTGGTTTTACTAACAAAAAACCAAACTATTCTCATTGGGTTTATAAAAATCGCGGAGGAAAGTATAGTAATGTAATTATCTGGACTTATATGAATCTAGGCACTATGAGAGAAGATCCATTATTCGTGACAGACTACGATTTTAATTTGTTAGATGTTCACCCGATGAATATTGGATATGCCATTGAAGAAACAGAAGATTTAGCTGAAGAAAGTCTGGTTTTTTAA